One genomic window of Micrococcus flavus includes the following:
- a CDS encoding endonuclease NucS domain-containing protein, whose product MPVEMKMWRMGDGGTPRPLAHTSMSSEAQLQAFLAEDPTILGEPLLVIGREVPTPYGTRIDILAMDVEGNLHVLELKRDRTPREVVAQILKPPLSKGSQLPNLGVLGQRKPLQDQSVLVNKFINHGLKIILIERPRIITV is encoded by the coding sequence ATGCCCGTCGAGATGAAGATGTGGCGGATGGGCGATGGCGGGACCCCGCGCCCTCTGGCTCACACCAGCATGTCGTCCGAGGCCCAGTTGCAGGCGTTCCTCGCCGAGGACCCCACGATATTGGGCGAGCCCTTGCTGGTGATCGGACGAGAGGTGCCCACGCCATACGGCACCCGCATCGACATCCTCGCAATGGACGTCGAGGGCAATCTGCACGTCCTCGAGCTGAAGAGGGATCGAACGCCCCGAGAGGTGGTGGCCCAGATTTTGAAACCTCCGCTATCAAAGGGCTCACAGTTGCCAAACCTCGGCGTGTTAGGTCAGCGCAAGCCTCTCCAAGACCAGTCGGTGCTCGTTAACAAATTTATCAACCACGGCCTCAAGATCATCCTCATAGAACGCCCCAGAATCATAACCGTGTGA
- a CDS encoding type II toxin-antitoxin system death-on-curing family toxin yields MKYLDEEEIITIRERLATGPLDGQDFGAVKALRPNGLASAVDRQTTGLGSAFKYTDVLDVAATLFYGMALNHPFENGNKRTALVVLLVFLQRNRILLVGANEDELYEMSTQVAGHTFQGGTPETHDVDEEVAKISAWLKTRTRALERGDRSLKFKEFKSQLEGLGCEFEKPKNNFIKVRRSVGGATYTAKLGYPRPDFNVGVADVKRVRANLRLDESHGYDSGAFYEDDLEAVVDKFVNEHRLVLERLALT; encoded by the coding sequence GTGAAGTACCTTGACGAAGAAGAGATTATCACCATTCGCGAGAGGCTGGCCACGGGTCCTCTCGATGGACAAGACTTCGGAGCCGTTAAGGCACTGCGTCCAAACGGGTTGGCGAGTGCCGTGGATCGACAAACGACCGGATTGGGATCAGCGTTTAAGTACACTGACGTTTTAGACGTCGCGGCCACGCTTTTCTATGGAATGGCCCTGAACCACCCATTTGAGAATGGAAACAAGAGGACTGCGCTGGTCGTTCTACTCGTTTTCCTGCAAAGAAATCGAATCCTTTTGGTGGGTGCCAACGAGGATGAATTATATGAGATGTCGACCCAGGTGGCTGGCCACACTTTCCAAGGGGGCACCCCCGAGACCCACGATGTAGACGAAGAGGTTGCAAAGATCAGCGCCTGGCTTAAGACACGTACGCGGGCGCTTGAGAGAGGGGATCGCAGTCTTAAGTTCAAGGAATTCAAGTCTCAGCTCGAGGGACTCGGTTGTGAATTCGAAAAGCCCAAAAACAACTTTATTAAGGTCAGAAGGTCCGTTGGTGGGGCAACCTATACGGCGAAGCTGGGCTACCCGCGCCCGGACTTCAACGTGGGAGTGGCGGATGTAAAGCGCGTCAGGGCGAATTTAAGACTTGACGAGTCACACGGTTATGATTCTGGGGCGTTCTATGAGGATGATCTTGAGGCCGTGGTTGATAAATTTGTTAACGAGCACCGACTGGTCTTGGAGAGGCTTGCGCTGACCTAA